A region of the Montipora foliosa isolate CH-2021 chromosome 8, ASM3666993v2, whole genome shotgun sequence genome:
GGACAAATAGTTGTTATACAGAGAACTTAATCCGGCTTCTTCCCAAATTGTTTACTTCTTCATTATAATAGGAGCAAACgaacttcaatttttttttgtaagaaagTCCCATATATTGATGAACCTATCATTTTACTTGGCAACATTTTCAGACCCGTAATGTAGTTTTTAGACGACTGAAAAGTAAAACTAATATTAATCATACATCACAAGCATTTCGAACGTTGATTCGATTTAGAAAAGAGGGTTAACTTGACTCACTCGATCCACAAAGGTCTAGTTTTGGGGTCCCAGGGAGTTCTAAGTTAAAAGGAGAGTTTTTGAAGTAATTATGTTTTCCTGGCAATACCGATAGTCACGTTATTTTaaggtgtttaggggaaatcttcaGTTAATcatgagtttaaaactcgaaaatggtaatgtggaattacTTTAATGATAAAATTGTCATTACATCACAAaaaagatgattctgagcaaaaacgatctttatccaggcgacttgccataaacttgaaaacatcGTGCCGACCTTTTTCAACTGAGTTACCCAAATACAATCCGTTTCAGTCTTGCCCATTGTGTCCATCcattcttctttttccttttgctttatgtttttttaatgtACGTTGTTCAATAGTTTTAAGttgttattgcaatgttttgctctactttttgggcattttcagGGTGTTGTGAAATTACATGATTTtgtgcgtgacatagcccctttaatgaatAAAGAAAAGAATCGTTGCGATGGTAACGCGGGCCACTCGGAAAAAATGAGATTTCTCCAGCACGAGGAGTCCTCATTGGGTCATATTGCAATCTTCGGATCACCAGTTAGGACTCCGAATAAATATTCAAGATTACTTTAACTTGTTAATGTTATGGTGCAAATTGCAAAAACAGCTCGAGCTcgttacagtgcgacgcgccttaccgtggccacccaacaaaactttcacatttgacaactagtTGTAAATACGTCATCTCAACAAACCATGCAAcagtgttcaacttacaaccgtgcgaactttgcaaggaggcgtgactgtcaatcaaattcgcacaccctgattggcggataatttgtaaaatacttcgttaggtggccacggtaaggcgcgtcgcactgtaaaagtGAAAAGCCTTGATTCAGCTAACCCTAACTCTACCCCTGAATCctaaccctgaaggttttaccgtgtttagataatttgtgcaatagataaccactaaatgacaaaatacaccaagtacctacATCACCAAGCAACTTTTTCGAgacaaagacaatttttttccgcaggttttatttccggtttgcgcgattttacgccatattttcacttccggtgtgttgcgcgCGCAACTTTtgatagtttgtttttttctaatgTGGATAGATTAAGTGAGTTCattgttttgttcttttaaaattttcaaatttgtaaacctgAACGGTTGTCTTAGGGattaataaagacctttattattattgaaccATCTCATAACTAAACTTCAAACTCACTGAAATGCCTTGGGGTTGACTCCGGGAGGATGTTGGATGTCTCGAGTAGGTCGGTGCGCTCACCACGGCAACTGTgctggattcgctctgacgaagggctaacgctcgaaacgtcagcttttagaatctctgtacggtggccaatttacattatcaactccgttgataaaaccaaaatttttgtatactacttccccaccgacgcagcaccacagtttctttagaaactactccCTTCATTCAACTGTACTGTCGGTTTGTTAATTAAGTTCTCTTTCGTTGATCGGCATTTTTTGCCAAAACTCCGCAAAAATGATTGCTGTGTAGCCTgagaatttcaaaaaaaaacttggtcaGGCGATTCGAATTAAATGTACCAACGAACTGCTGAAGGAATGAAATTACCAAATCAGGGGAGTTCACTTGTTCCAAGTAGTCACATTATTGATTCACACGCACTTATTCATTTAGGCCTGCTTAAGGGATTGTTCTCAGGCGCGTAGCAtggtcattagggagcttaagcacgcacgtttttgagacgcggacggcaaccggaagtgtgctattttcccttttaacctgttttcacaCAAACACATTTACATTTCCAAGTATCTTTTATCCATTAGAGATAATTAGTATAAACatttgggagacaccactgtcctggcacgcaaaattttctcttccggttgacgtccgcgtcttaaaaacgcgcgtgcttaagctctctattcaagtacgcacaagtacgtatgatctagaaacctaagtaaactaagcgaaaaatactgcgttcttcatttcttgttcgaaatagttgtgtgaatacaagcaaagaagaaagcgtcttgcccttattttgagcaaccTTGGCGCAAACAAAGCATTGTTTTGGTTATGCTAGcttgactggaattgtcaacaatGTTCTCAGAATGTCGCTcctttgtcaagaacgttcttggaacgtcgctcctttgcaacttcgcctttttgttgcacgctgaccaaacaacattgcattgcttagtgtaaaaaaaagtacaatgcaaaactaggtgagaacatggtatagcttttgttttagtttttagaatttaatcaaagtggtgtttCCATAAGGAAAtattggttgcgtacaagtaaaagttaaaaatagaaacaattgcttaaaatttcaaaattttccggtcacttcaagtacgcacgtgagtatttgcgtataggacgctacgcgcctggttCTAAACGAATCTTTTAAGTCTGTCTTACGATTCATAGCGATCTGCAGTTTCTTTAATTTGATGCTGACTATGTCGGTTCTAGTGgcaggcgcggtggcctcatggtctttgtgctcgactctggatcgagtggtccgggttcgggtcctggccggggaaattgtgttgtgttcttgggcaagacactttactctcacggtgcctctctccgaTTAAATGTAtcggcgaaaatgctgggggtaaccctgcgatggaatagcatcccatccaggtgggagtagaaatactcctagtcgcttcatgctacagaaaccggagataagcgccggcctggttggtcttctaggctcgtagcggaCTGTACCTTTTTCCACTCTATTTTCATCCCGTTTAATTAATGATATTGGAAGCCCGTTGAGACCCCTGCTGCTGAGGTGAGGTGTGATAGTGGCTCGATTTTTGACCACGCGAGGCTCCTTCAATGAGAAATCGGACCTAGACCTTAGACTTGTCGTAAGCGGCACGTAGGTAGGAAGGGCGCACATCGTTCATGCTCGCTTGTTAGGTCCCTTGCATATATAGGTTACCATGCGCAGTTGCAGACACACAATTTCAAAGGCGAAAAAGCGAAAAAACGAGAGAAGAGAAAAGCAGGGAAAGTGTTCTCTCTAAACCAAGGGTGAATTAGATAAGactgttgatctatcactttgcggccttTCCTAAGCCTAAGCACAGTcacaaaacaatttattttaagatacactttgcgcgagaaacaaagggccgccaaatttgaccaatcagaagaagccatgtcacgcatgaccgcttctgccatgttttttcaaggACATGGCAACGGGAGcgagtattctaaaaatagactcatttgtgactgtgctggtgAGCCCACCCATCCcataacaacaattttatcTAATTTACTCTTGTCTATTCCATATGACTCGCAAAACTGCGTTAAGTCTCTCCTTTAATGAAATCCTTCTTAACGCTGAGAGGGTGGTATGAAGAGAAATGCGTGTATTGGAACGTTTATGTGGCTTTGAAATAAGTTTAGACATGAACTGTTTTGTTTAAGGATGCTCGAAAGGGTTTTAAGCTGCGCCCGCGCGCGTAACCAACAAACGCCCGCAACTAAGGAAcacgcgtcagctgaatgaatcaaatttctattaaaatacaatatgtaaattttgtaaaaatTAGATATTTAGCACCCTAACTCTACCCCTAATCTTTCAAAAGACAtctatttgaaattttgaatctTTCTGTTTTTATCTTAGGCAGAATAATTAAAATCATGGGGTCTATTTCTTTAAGGTACGATTTTCCCCTTGGTGGGAGAACAATATATAATAGTGTTTGGGGTTATCAATCACACAATCACATCCTTCCACAGCTTCTGATCCTTCTCTAGTATCACCTGGTCGATGGGATTGACATTCTCAGCGTACCCAAACATAAAAGCTTTTCACTTTTCTGTCAATTTGACTTAAATATTTAGATTTTGGAGCAATTGCATAGACTCTTAGACAATAAGTGAAAATGTACATTATTAAATGATTAAAGAGATAATGCAAATCCTGTACAGAATACAGCCTTACATTCCCGAAGAATATACAATCTCACCGTCTTAGATGCTTTACTCATTAAATTGTCAAACTGATCATCCCAGTTGTTAATTAATACCCAACAAATTCCGAGAAgataccgcgcaccggtggctcagttggttgagcaccggactgtcacgcttgaggtcgcgagttcaactccggccggaccaacacccagggtcttaaaataactgaggagaaagtgctgtctttgtgtaattactctctagtcttctcggataaggacgataaccccgtctcacaacccttcaatgttcataatcctgtgggacgtaaaagaacccacacacttgtcgctaagagtagagcacgtagttcccggtgttgtggtctgtcttctgttgtgtatcatggttgggagggtaaaaaaggggccacagtaattggcgcaagctgttgttgtgctctgccagcttgactggcaaatttCCACGCCCTCGGGTCAAAATTCTTATGCTCCAGCCACGACCTGTAGGTAATTATTCCAAAACCTCTTTCATATTTATCACTTTCCACACATTGCGTTGCTGTTCAACTAGGCtaaagcatagttaatagagaggactggtttggaagctcggcaaacatcaaaagagcaaacaaagatgccaagatttaggttggaaagtcaaCGACCgcgcacaatcttttgttttgcgctgatacactatgcatgaattacgcaACCAACgagtttctattggttagttcctcagtacggagtaaacaattattgtgttttgtgcacggtcaaggccaaaagaaagaacaaaaacctacaacaaagaaagttgtcgggcttcataaccattcccgtctattaactatggctaaagttattacaaaatttaaCACTAATGCgagggaatatattaaaaagtatttgcatttgaaaatatttccccgCATTATGCTCAATTGCAAGCTACAAGTAGTTCCAGTCCAACCTAACCTaaacgacggcaacgagaacgccacaaaacaacggattcaattagcaaaaacaatagctctgcacgccctgcacgtgctttttacattttgatacatttctttgccgtcctcgtcttgacaacgacgtgaaatgatcaaatatttgaagtcatgtggaggacgcgagcacctgacgatgattTCGCAAATTTTTCCCTTAAATCTCCTCAACGTTCgcaccaattttattcttgagAGGTGGACTCACAATTTCCATGCCGAGCAACTCGGAGTGATTGCAAAATTATTAAAGACTtctagacaacgttctcgttaGTACTATCAAAGGCGCGCGGACCCTCGTTTGCCGCGCGTGGATCGCGAGCGAACTTGACTGCGCCGTACAGACAGAGCAAAGTACCACTAGAAACACATAAGAATGAtgaattttattgaaaacgtcAGGCTGTTACTGTGCCATAAACATTGTGCAATTAACTGCAGGTCTCCCTTAAGTCTGCTACCTTTGCAATATAGGCCGCCTCGGCATCTGCCTTGCTTGTGCCTACAAAAtgagtgagaaaaaaaaaaggaaacaaatgaacGCCATTATGTGGGGTGCTTGTGTGGGtagaggagggggggggggtgggggtgtaCTGGGCCTAACACCCACTTACTGCTTTTGGTCACTTGCCTTCAGGGAATGGAAGGTGGGGAATTTCACACTCTTTCGGCCAAAAGGTACGTAACATGGACCAATCGACGCAAAGATGccaattaattaaaaaaagtaCTCTGTCAGGCTTGACATGAGTGAGTGCCCCTCCCCCCAACCTCCACCTTAAAGAACTTCTTTACACCTACATGTACAAGGGGGGTCAAAACAAGATGAACATGAGCAAGGATCGTTCCAGAAGAGGCAAAACCACGCACATGTTACAGCTACATGTATAATCAAGGAAACTGAAGCCAAGAGGGCATTTAGGCAAAAAGAACTTCACTTTTACAGtcagaaaacaaaaagactGACATTGTCGGGCTTCATTAACATCACTCTTAAAGCTAAAAAAACATCTTTGTAGCAATTAAATAATGCTAATAGCCTATACCtaataccgtatttattcgatAAAGCGTCATTTTTCGGTTTACGTATGCCCAGGACTAAATAACTCATTGTTCGGTCTTCGCAGAAGTCTCTTTAGCTATTGTAATTCTCAATCAACTTCAATGTCATCGGCACTCAGCTCAATAAGTGAACTTTCTGGTGCTGCAAATGGGTCAGTCGCGCGAGAAGCTGTTGGGGCTTACTGGATGGATGTCAGGCAATCTCGTCCTTGGGGGGTGAGGTTGTGGGGGTGGGCGCTTATTACCTTTTTCTACCTTCGAGGTGGGCAATTATTCGAGTTGGGCGCTTCttcgagggggggggggggggcttattCGAGGTGGGCACTTATTTGAGGTTGGGTGCTTAATCAAATAAATATGGTATACCAACAATATTAGTTTACCAAAGTTTTGTCACCCCTAACTAAGGATGAGAGTAATGGAGAATGACTGTTGTAAATTTGTTAAGGATAGCTTATCAAACTAAAATATGACTGATACTTGTATCATATGTGTACCATTAATTTGGGTTTACAGGATAATGATAGTGTGAGCTACTGTACCAAGTTGCAACTCAActaacttttaactttttttactcAGTGATGTAATGCTTGCCATGAAACTTGTTCAAAAATTGGTCAAAAAGAGTTTGCATCaagaaaaaatgaattttaggaTTGcttaatttcaatttcaaatttcCCAGATGCTGCCATCTTTAATACTTGTGATGTATtgcggttgccctattgttataaCACAAAGAGTTTTCATGCAATAACAATATCACAAACAAAGGGagcgaaaaaaaggaaagggctCTGTGGTGAACGAAAAAAGATTCCGAGTAGTCATTTGAACCACTGGCCTGCCACCCAACTTTTAGTGTGCATTTTTTGATTGACCTACCGACAAATGCGCTCTTGCATGAAGATTCTACATAGTATCACATTTATATCGAGCAAACACCGGAAGGTGTTGCTTCACCGATTCCAtagtttcaagaaaacaaaagatttcttttgtttctggtTTCAAAGGCATAGCTGACAGTATTTTTGCACAGCTTATTTACACCCCTTTAAAACATTTACCATCATGGTTTCAAGGGGTGTATTGATGGATGGCGGTTTTcttaaaaaaactaataatatcAATAAAAAATCAGAAATATACGGGTAGTTCTGCTATCAATAACCATATTCATCCTTTTCCACCCGAAAGTGACCTTTTTCTCACACAAGACAATTATTTCACTTGTCAATGGAGGATGATTCAGACGTGAAAGGGTTGAATCACTCAGGAAAACAGTAAGCAGAAATAAACAGCACAATACAGAACTGTTACCAATAATCCGAAAACTCTGTGAGTGCCTAAACAAGCTTCGAAACACACTTAAAGTAAGgatatgatcctcacagttatgaacgcaattttagcaataattGTGTAGAGAGGCCCGAGAACTTCAAGGGGGGTTTGAACCTGAGACCTTGTGATGCTGGTGCCACACTCCAACCCACTAAGTTACATGTAttaagccactgatgttgggagcttgTCATTTGTGCGTTCAGACTTTTAAAACTGAGATCAGTGGAAATCACTCAAAGGGAAAACAGTAATGCCCACCATTTAATTCCTGAGAAACAACTGCCACCAACATAAGAACAAATGACAATCCTCCCTGAAGACTAAATAAGATATAGCCTTTAACCCACTGATTCCCAAGAGAAAGATTTAATAGATTTTACCCTAATGTCAGacgactttactcgtcaatggaggtggttcaggagtcaattccaataatgaaaaataatgaaattttatttaaggGAGTAGGGATGGCACGTCAATGTGGccccaggtttgattcccagacttggcatcaTATACACATGGGTTGAGTtcattggttctctactctgctctgagaggttttccccCAGTTACTcgggttttcctctctcctcaagaACCAACCTtcgatttgatatgagttgattgGATTGGATTTCTGTCcagtgtccctaattagtgcAGCAATGCTAAATACACTTGGCACTTACATTAAGTTCATTATCGTTAAAGTTCATTATCATTAGTCAATGGCTTAGTAAATAACAAGGTATCACTACCTTTTTTGTTATTCCAGGCATCCCACTTTGCCTTTCCTTTCAAGTCCAACATTCCAGGCCTATCTGAAAGAAAAGAAGGCTTGCATTTGAGATGGGATCAAGTAAAAAATGGCAGTAAATTGATGTTCCTTACCTATTAGAAATAAAATCTTTTGATAAGATAGAAATACAATGGTTCAAACTTGTATAAGATACCCAGGTCAAcctcaataataattttataccgtGAACATCTCTATGCACAACTAAGGACCTTTAGATAGGAGGACAAGAACGACTACGTACAAGTTTAAAAATGTAAAGTAGAAATGTACTTTAGACAATTCTTGACAACACTGACATCTGACTTTGCACAAGCTATTTTCCCCTTGAAAAGGGCATTTTATCACATGCACAGCAGGTGAACCTACTGAAAACATGCCCATAATATATTAAACAAACGATTTAGTTAAGTCCACATAAGACCACATGGTGATATCTTAAAATACCAAGCTAGGATTTATGAACCACTCCATTACGAAATTTGTCACAACTTGattcttttttttgtgtgtgtataTGGTCCTAGTCCTTGACTTCTTCAGTatgtttgttttggttcatTCCACAGTCACATGCAATATCATTTTTATCAGACATACGGACAGTATCAATATAGTCTGTATCTCGCAtacaaaaacacaaagaaagtTATCTGTGGAACGATTTTCTTCCTTAAATGTCACCCTCGCTGAAATatttacccccctcccctcaaCTACATCAAGAGCGAACAAGGCCAAGACACTATAAAATGACCCAAACAAAACGAGTGAGCGATTTGGAAATCCTAGTCATAACAGTCTGCAATTCACTATATAGACGTTTACGGCAATTCAACAGGCGATGACTAAGTATTTGGTGCACGTGTTCAGACTATTTGCGCATATAGTGAGTCGAAATGCAGAAGTGCCTGGGTTTTCTGCAGTATATTCcttctatttttaattttatttacaaaactACCTACAATGTAGCACCTTGGTATTAATGAACTGCGAATAGGCCATCACTTCCTGAGCAAAGGTCGAAATCGTGGAATTAGGTTCCATTCTATTTTAGGGGTCTGTGCAAAATATATCTTCTTCTAAGGATAAGGAGTATAAGCCGTAGGCCaggtctcacaaataactttgTGCGACGTCACTCAGCATAAGCGGTTGACTTGGAAAATCTTCGATAATTACAATGCAACGGGTTAGTGACACTAGATACATAAAATTATGGATATTAAACTACCGACAGCAgccaaattgaaggagtccaaagTGCTCAAATTGACAAACTGATGGGCTGAGAAATTCAACTTAAACACTACGGCTGCTTTAGTACCTGTATTACAATCGCCCACGGTAACCTGCTTGAAATAAGCGTAGAGGATCAACTTGTCGTCATCGCTTGGTTCCGTTTTGAATTTCTTGACTTCGTCGGCCGCACTCTTGAACTCCTGGCACACCAAGAAATATGAATTCAGTCGCTTGTTATAATAACCAAAAAAGAGATTCCAAAAGGTGTTTGCAAGAAGTACTTGGTACCTGAGACATTGTGGAGAGCAACTTTTGGAGAAAGAGGGAGTAACAGTCCGCTTCACGTCGCTTCACCAAAGAATTGCAGCACTCGCAGCACTGGGCCGTCTTCTTGATTCGCCGGAACCTGGATCGAGACACCGCCCACTGTATATTTCCGGTCTCAGCCTCTGCGAGTTATACGAGACACAACAGACATCCGAGAGGCGACGACGAAAATAGtgcaaacttttgttttttagGCCGAAAGCTTCGTTTAACTTTCTGATCTGCGGAAAGGAAACTCCTGCAGCTGTATTGGCGGTGCCGGAACATGTACTGGAACATGTGGTGATTTTCGAGAATAAAAATCTCATGTTGACTCTACGAATGGAAGTAGttatccctttttttttcatgcaaagaaaatttgtgacgccttttttttttaaagaaaaacataaatATCTCAGTTCGTCGAGTCCTATCACGAGCCGACAAATTGACCTCctccaaagttttttttttatgttaagTTTTTTTCAGGTCCAAAGTGAGTACCTTCATCAAGATAGCCCAGTTGGTAGGGCATTTCACCAGCATCGCTGAGGTCATGCGTTCGAATTCCGTTTAATAATTATGAATCTCTCTGAATTTTTAGAATGAGGAGGAATCGAGCTTTCCCTTTGAAAACATCTTCACTCACCGAACCTCGCattttatctggacaatttaagcaattgtctcttatcgACACCTCCAAAATAGGCCAGtgcaagttcatgtctgcctcctcttcaaagcgagtctaagtgcgaagtttttaatttgtgatggtaattagttctactttacatgtgaatgaaaactaattttcataagaaaaacttcgcacttggatttgctttgaagaggaggcagacatatggttgtttaccatttaccgaaaaaatccggaaatttcggttggaatgtaaatggtaagcctattttggtcttcccagACGGAAAATTCccggagaaaacgggatttcttgaaaggtagtccaaaattcccaaacggaatttCCAAATGGAAAAtgtgtttaccatttgcattcctccatgattttgcctccctccagactctctcggtaaccttgaacggcttttgtaaatggtacacgccgatcccaactaaatttcccattcgggagtttttgcttaccatttgaacaaaccttgTACCAACCGGtctctgcttgtaaatggtaaacaaccatgaactcagaaatggctcATTCATTCAGGTGGCTAAACGGAATTGcaacccatgacctctgggaTGCCTGTGCAATGCCTTACCAACAGTCATGCCGTCCGAAGTTTTAGTTATCTCGCTCGATATCGTGGTACTTTCGGTCGACTTGACCGTTTACCTTCCAAAAGGGTCTTAAAGAGCTTTCAAATGAGCGAAAACTTTTTTTCCTAGAAGAAACTTGCTCAGTAGGGAAGTTGTGAATGTGTACGGGCTTATTATCGAGCTAAATTAGCCTGTCTTTGGTTCTTACCATGTGAAGACCTTGCGATTCCCTGTCTTATTGTGATGgaagttttcttttgaaatgaGTTAGTAGTGGCGAGGCCAGAATGGTTTATTAGTATTCAACactgaaaaaatttttttctttggccgccattatgaaagaggtctatagaaATCATagaaatcaaataaaatcaaatcttggtttttgaggagatgggaaaacaaataccggagtacccgaagaaaaacctctcggagcagagtggagaaccaacaaactccaccaccatgtgacgccgagtctgggaagtgaaaccgggccacattggtgggagacgagttcTCTCACTGCTCTTTACATTTGGAAACCCCGGGCCATTGCAATTACTTGTTAAATTCAAGAAGAGGAAACTTTAATGGCATTACGGGATGCTTCGACATTCGACACATTTTCGAATCTGCCCACAAAGTTATCAATGATCgttgaaaaagagaaaagaaatctTTGAACTAACGAAAATTCTTTCCTGGGACTTGCTGTGGCAAGCTTTAATCCTATTGTCAtgcaattgttggttttcactcacgtgatcaacagccatgtttatcaacgaaaacaaaaggaaacgtttgcatgataatagagttaaattccctgaggatttggtcggggcaccaacatggccgccttttctttgtttaggggcaccaacatggcggtcgtgacctcatgtgaaaaccgagaatagacaAAGCAAAATCATGTTGGTTTCACCCACGTGACAAGGCGGCCGTGTTGATTGGTAATGCAATTTTATTTTAGCAGAATTtgccacttatgtccaggtttgaccctaattagatgcacgcccaattttgacatccaacacaaagtgtccctttaagtctaagcatttgctacctattttcaacaataaggtaagggtaaaggttagcgttatttttagctttgggtaaatgcagcagttaatgtTTAcgtaaagagcagcatttggaggacactttgtgacataaattgtctgtattctgagacacaagtgatgttgaagttggcgaaaagaacaaggggacacttcgtgacgcttattgaaatccgcgtgcatctaattagggtcaaacctggacatatctttTCCGAGTTGTCACTGTTGTTCGTTCTCCCTTTAATTTTAGGCTTAGCCACAAGTTCCTCGGCAACTTTTCGGCACCTTTTGAGATTTACGGCAATTATTAAAATTCTCTGAAACTTTTAgtttttttggcatttaaaagaaatattttttattagcttttgAGAGAAAAGGCAGCTAAATTCAACGGAGTGTGTGGAGCCCAGaggcgtttaccatttgcacgGAAAACGGCGGTTGAAATGGAGGTGGCGACTACATCTCCAGTGTcgaaaggcgggaaaagaggCTGAAGTGAACCGGGTCGAGTAGGAGTTCACAAATGGTACAGGATTTTTTGGGTCACTTCAGTTGGCGCGGGAAAAAAGGAATACGTCTGACAACTTCCATCTTTTTCGGAAACTTGCCGGTGGAATGAACTGTaccatttgaatttccaaccggaatttT
Encoded here:
- the LOC138012930 gene encoding acyl-CoA-binding protein-like — translated: MSQEFKSAADEVKKFKTEPSDDDKLILYAYFKQVTVGDCNTDRPGMLDLKGKAKWDAWNNKKGTSKADAEAAYIAKVADLRETCS